In Monodelphis domestica isolate mMonDom1 chromosome 3, mMonDom1.pri, whole genome shotgun sequence, the following proteins share a genomic window:
- the CCNO gene encoding cyclin-O — protein MRFLFRLSPRAKATGTMVPFGLGFQVSSSLKSPTDSREPPISSENPRAPVKKRKSPRYQRQQPLQLRRLPRRLPRPFSGDSGVCDLFESPGSGSGSGSDSGSGSDSSSGSDPCSGSRSFYGSGSNDIHSPAPRDRRCREPAYSGLLSSPLDLQIFLDYGQSCYAFRKGLESQFHPRESLAQQPQVTAESRCKLLSWLIPVHRQFGFTFESLCLAVNILDRFLTTTPVAADCFQLLGVTSLLIACKQVEVHPPRVKQLLSLCGNAFTRQQLCNLECIVLYKLHFSLEAPTIAFFLEHFTQERVASGEAELSDAADAHALAKGMAQLSLADYAFTRYTPSLLAFCCLGLADHILKLRELLDLRINNYPAAELQDCLVKLQLLVSLNRDALPHILPPHLSEKCPFPEIELKLASPPTASGSPPSSRKVEQ, from the exons ATGCGGTTCTTGTTTAGGCTGAGTCCCCGAGCGAAAGCTACTGGAACTATGGTCCCCTTTGGATTAGGCTTCCAAGTCTCCTCGAGTCTCAAAAGCCCCACGGATAGCCGTGAGCCTCCCATCAGCAGCGAAAACCCTCGTGCCCCAGTGAAGAAGCGCAAAAGCCCACGGTACCAGAGGCAGCAGCCTCTGCAGCTCCGCCGGCTCCCGCGTAGGCTCCCGCGTCCCTTCTCCGGCGACTCGGGCGTGTGCGATCTGTTCGAATCCCccggctctggctctggctccggCTCGGACTCCGGCTCCGGCTCGGACTCCAGCTCTGGCTCTGACCCCTGCTCCGGGTCCCGCTCTTTCTACGGCTCTGGATCGAATGACATCCACAGCCCAGCCCCCCGAGACAGGCGCTGCAGAGAGCCTGCCTACTCGGGACTGCTGAGCAGCCCACTGGACCTGCAGATCTTTCTCGATTACGGACAGAGCTGCTACGCCTTCCGCAAGGGGCTGGAGAGCCAGTTCCATCCACGCGAGTCCTTGGCGCAACAACCCCAA GTGACTGCAGAATCCCGTTGTAAACTGCTCAGCTGGTTGATCCCTGTGCACCGGCAATTCGGCTTCACCTTCGAGTCGCTGTGCCTGGCAGTGAACATCCTAGACCGCTTCCTCACCACCACCCCAGTGGCTGCGGACTGCTTCCAGCTTCTGGGAGTCACCTCACTGCTCATCGCTTGCAAGCAG GTAGAGGTGCATCCACCTCGAGTGAAGCAGCTCTTGTCCCTGTGCGGGAATGCCTTCACCCGCCAGCAGCTCTGCAACCTGGAGTGTATTGTGCTGTACAAGCTACACTTCAGCCTCGAGGCTCCCACTATCGCCTTCTTCTTGGAGCATTTCACCCAAGAGCGGGTGGCTTCCGGGGAGGCAGAGCTCAGTGACGCTGCCGATGCCCATGCCTTGGCCAAGGGGATGGCGCAGCTGAGCCTGGCTGATTACGCCTTCACCAGGTACACCCCTTCCCTCCTGGCCTTCTGCTGTCTGGGGCTGGCGGACCACATACTCAAACTCCGAGAACTTCTGGACCTGCGCATAAACAATTACCCTGCAGCAGAGCTACAGGACTGCCTGGTGAAGCTGCAGCTACTGGTGTCTTTGAATAGAGATGCTTTGCCCCACATCTTGCCCCCGCACCTCTCAGAGAAATGCCCATTTCCTGAGATAGAGTTAAAACTAGCAAGCCCACCCACGGCTTCCggctctcctccctcctccagaaAAGTCGAGCAGTAG
- the MCIDAS gene encoding multicilin: protein MQNCGGGPVGGVGSVGTRRAFDSICPNRMLDLSSRQLRKPGKLEKKFAPPRKFFGSSSPISVYTDPPEAELAGLPALTTIDWQDFADCCSLLHQGSSPSCDAAISQNHGPQTEPEFDLQDFRDAVDNLISDPSSLMSSPMGPEDFSFPSCDVSPFGSCISPRPEHPMPPVSIQDVPHPEQYWKEVADQNQKALGDALVENNQLHVTLTQKQEEIASLKERNIQLKELASRTRHLASVLDKLMITQAQDCLAAPEPFLLKASAKRSLEELLTASGQDGAEVDAMLRAISEQCDAALQSRDTKRPRLQPGAPDTDSTPAVPLHGAFRGLQADLPQRSLNLSHSELEDGDSFSTPIRDHSTIRTLAFPQGNAFTIRTASGGYKFRWVPS, encoded by the exons ATGCAGAACTGTGGAGGCGGCCCCGTCGGGGGTGTCGGGAGCGTCGGGACCCGTAGAGCCTTCGACAGTATCTGTCCCAATAGGATGCTGGATCTGTCCAGCCGGCAGCTCAGGAAACCCGGGAAGTTGGAGAAGAAG TTCGCGCCCCCGCGGAAGTTCTTTGGGAGTAGCAGTCCCATCTCTGTTTACACTGACCCCCCGGAGGCGGAGCTGGCAGGTTTGCCAG CCCTGACTACAATTGACTGGCAGGATTTCGCGGACTGTTGCTCTCTACTCCACCAGGGGAGCTCTCCCAGTTGTGATGCTGCGATTTCACAG AACCACGGACCCCAAACAGAACCTGAATTCGATCTGCAGGATTTcagggatgcagtggataacctcATATCAG ACCCATCATCTTTGATGTCATCTCCCATGGGTCCTGAggacttttccttcccttcctgcgACGTTTCACCCTTTGGTTCCTGCATTTCTCCCAGACCGGAGCACCCTATGCCTCCTGTGAGCATTCAGGATGTTCCTCATCCTGAACAGTACTGGAAGGAAGTGGCCGACCAGAACCAGAAAGCCCTGGGAGATGCCCTGGTAGAAAATAATCAA CTGCACGTGACACTGACCCAGAAGCAGGAGGAGATTGCATCCTTGAAGGAAAGGAACATTCAGTTGAAGGAGCTGGCCAGCCGGACTCGACACCTGGCTTCTGTCCTTGAT AAACTGATGATCACCCAGGCCCAGGATTGTCTGGCGGCCCCGGAACCCTTCCTGCTCAAAGCCTCGGCCAAGAGGAGCCTGGAGGAGCTGCTCACCGCCAGCGGCCAGGATGGCGCCGAGGTGGATGCAATGCTGCGGGCGATCTCGGAGCAGTGCGACGCGGCTCTGCAGAGTCGGGACACTAAGCGGCCCAGGCTGCAGCCGGGAGCCCCGGACACAGACTCTACTCCGGCGGTGCCCCTGCACGGAGCCTTCCGCGGTCTGCAGGCAGACCTTCCGCAGAGATCCCTGAACCTGAGCCATAGCGAGCTGGAGGACGGCGACTCCTTCAGCACCCCTATTCGCGACCACAGCACCATCCGTACTCTGGCGTTCCCCCAGGGCAATGCCTTTACTATACGGACCGCCAGCGGGGGCTACAAATTCCGCTGGGTTCCTAGCTGA